A window of Schistocerca serialis cubense isolate TAMUIC-IGC-003099 chromosome 1, iqSchSeri2.2, whole genome shotgun sequence genomic DNA:
taaacagcattataaaaagtggatggttgctgttatcttctctgcaagaatcaaTCTGTACTTATTAAGTTACCGGGTAGACCAGACGCCTCCTCGACTCAAAAGCCTCAGCACACACCAACTTCCTTGTCGAACATGGTGGCGTAGTGTCTGACACAGAGAGCGGTTTTGGGACTGGATGGGTACCAGCATAGGAACGTCAGTATCCAGTTAAGTTGCTTCGCAGATAGTGCAGTATGCACAGCTGGACCACGTCTGCTGCTCGATTCATTCGTATGCTTGCTTCTAGACGTATTGACTCCAGCAAATAACCTCTCCGTTCGCTGTCCACTGTTGCAGGCGGCGTTCTTGTCAGCTCCGACGAGCGCCGAAGAAGCGAGAGAGGAGGCTGGCGGTGAAGGCCGCGGCCACTTGCTAGTGCCGTTCCACCAGGCGAACACGGCGCTGCTGCACAGGGCAGCTGCCATCACTGGGGTCGTCCCGGACTCTGCGGCTGTGGTGGCTGCCGCCTCTCTCCAGCAGCGACCACAGGCGCCGGACCAGGAGCAGCCGAAGCCAGCGCGCCCAGCCCAACTGAACGACGAGCCGCCCCAGCAGCATGCTCAGGGTGGACAACCCGCAGCGAAGTTGGCATCGCACGGTAACCATCCAGAATTCACAGGAGTCATATTCCGCAATCATAATCACCAAGAACCGGTGGAAGAGCCATTCCAGAAACAGCAAATCCCAGTCAGCTCCGACTCAGCTGGGGCACTGCCTCACCATACTGTGCCCAATAGACTGTCGCCACACCAGACACCACAAAAATCGTCTACACCAGAGGCGGCATTCTTCCAACAGGCCCCACACCTGGCCGCCATAGCAGTAGCCCCACCCCCACATTTCCAACAGAGCTTACCAGAGACTGTGAAGGCTCCATACCATCATGTCCAGCACCAACCTGCACAGACTGTACAAGCTGCACCTCCACCACAACACCCAATGTCGGCGCAGCAGTCTGTTCCGCAACTCCAACAAATTCTTGACCGCCAAACAGGAGCAGAGGTGGTACCTGGCAGGAGGACCCCATATCTCCCATCTCCTGCAGCGGCAGCGCCCAAGCAACCTCTCCATCGAGGGTCACCGGTAGGAGAAGAAGCGCCTTCcaggcagactccatattttaCATCACCAGCTGCTCTGGCTCCGAAGCGACCTGGTCAACGTGTTCCACAAGTAGTGGAGGCAGAATCTTCATTCCTGCCACGTCGAACAGCTGCAGCTCTCAAGGAGCACGCCCACCATAATCGTCCAGCGGCAGGGGCCGCTTCGTTCCACCACATCCACCACATAGTGCCTGTTGCCGCCACTCTCCCACTCCACCACTTTTCACACCACTCAGCGTATGTGGGAGCAGCGCCACTTCAACATGCCCATCACTCTGCACCTGCAGACGGAGCAGCATCACATCATAAGGCCACTCACGCATCGTCTGGAGCACACGGTCAGTATCAAGTTTTGAACGACACCTGCgatttctgttgatattacccaacatTAATATAAGAGTCTAGGTATCCTGTGTTCTGCTGAACTGGCAATTTCCTTTTGATGCACAATATTGGAATGAATTATCTTTGTCGAATACTTGcactggaacttcctggcagattaaaactgtgtgctggaccaggactagAACtggggacctttggctttcgcgagcAACTGCTCCCGAGTTCTACTCTCGCTCTGGCACACACTttgaatcttccaggaagtttcataacagcgcgcaggccgctgcatagtgaaaatttcgTTCCGGAGACATCCCCTacgctgtggctacgccatgtttccgcaatatcttttcttccagcagCACAagctctgcaagttttgcaggagagcttctgtgaagaatggaacgtaggaggcgaggtacgggcggaagtacagctgtgaggacgggtcgtgcgtcGTGCCGGGATAGTTCAGACagtagagaacttgcccgtgaaaggcaaaagtcccgagttcgagtctcgattcggcatacagttttaatctgccaggaagtttcatatcagtgcacactccattgcagagtgaaaatttcattccggattACTTGCACTATTTGTCAAAGGCCACAGGATGAGTCGTCCAAATATCATGCATTACAATGTAGTCAAAAACCTTGTACACATCCTGCTATAAACCTTCTAATCCCCTTTTATTTTTGGTACTATTTAATAAACATGTTTGCAGAAATAACGATGGAAATGGACATCTTTCCCAATGCCAGTTTTGTGCAAGGTCGGACACATCATCTGTGaggcttaattttattttatacacaAATCTCAAAGCGCAGGATATAAGAAACCGACACACGGGAAACAGCAAAGCAAATTACTCTGAAGAAATGGATACCACCCACAAAAGCAaatacgaatttaataaaaagtctATAGTATGAGAAAGCTATTGAACAGACAAGAACTATAGACAGAATGCCACACCTACAGCGCAATGCAGAAAATAACTCAGAAGATATGTAAACCCCAAAAATAAAAAGATCTAGAATTTACAGAGTAGCAGAAAAGTCTTGTCAGATCTTATGGGTCAAACATGAAGGAACTTAAAAATGAGTTATTGTTAACAATTCCAAGTCTGAAGAAGTAAAATTCCGCATTGGACATTAgcaattttctctttttcagaaggaGTTTTTTGCTATTGCCAATCTCAATGTTACATTCACTCTGTTTTGGCCACCTTAAtttatttttctccctaaatatcaacattcatctgctacttttagtgcttcgtttcctactctaattcccttagcaacgcctgatttaattcgacttcattctattaattttgttttgatttttctaatgttcatcttataa
This region includes:
- the LOC126418691 gene encoding MHC class II regulatory factor RFX1-like isoform X1; the protein is MATRSGPPAVLALLCAAAFLSAPTSAEEAREEAGGEGRGHLLVPFHQANTALLHRAAAITGVVPDSAAVVAAASLQQRPQAPDQEQPKPARPAQLNDEPPQQHAQGGQPAAKLASHGNHPEFTGVIFRNHNHQEPVEEPFQKQQIPVSSDSAGALPHHTVPNRLSPHQTPQKSSTPEAAFFQQAPHLAAIAVAPPPHFQQSLPETVKAPYHHVQHQPAQTVQAAPPPQHPMSAQQSVPQLQQILDRQTGAEVVPGRRTPYLPSPAAAAPKQPLHRGSPVGEEAPSRQTPYFTSPAALAPKRPGQRVPQVVEAESSFLPRRTAAALKEHAHHNRPAAGAASFHHIHHIVPVAATLPLHHFSHHSAYVGAAPLQHAHHSAPADGAASHHKATHASSGAHGGGGHGGSGAGGKSSGGSSGSGGSSHHHKESGERGSSGSEKSQHSSVVEKGGGSSHSESGGHASHHHKQDGGAHGHKYKGGGHKGNNAFSKGYRDKYHKDEHHHLDDFWSNGQEKGGYHKYGEQGSHFSEKGKKKESAKKATKGGSEGKHGSAGKSGKGHATSDKSGHAAHGGRSSSHEHSSQYAKNGGHSSHKKTSGGKQ